In Panicum virgatum strain AP13 chromosome 5K, P.virgatum_v5, whole genome shotgun sequence, the genomic window TTGATCTTCAAGTAGCTTCCCTCAATTTCGAGTTTACCTCACTTAACTCCTTTTGCTATTTAATAAACTCTATTGTTTAAGCTTCAACTTCTTTTGAATTTCTTTTCCTAGTAGTAGCGATGTTGAATACATAGAAATTTGACAGTTTTGATTTGGATCTCCTGGTTCAATAAATTTTCTATTTGAAATCACAAAAGTATTAGGCTGAAGTTGGACAAAGCCAATTAAATGTGATGCAGTTTTTCCTAAATCATAATACCATGGACTGGGATTTGTTATGGGTATACTATCCAGTATTTCCGATTGTACATTATGAAACTATTCTCTATTACTGATATTGTTTTGTGCAACTCAACTACTCTATAATTAATAGGATAGCTCTAGTTCATAATCAGGATCTGATCTGTCCTAATGCAGATGTTGGTGCTCTCAATTCTTGAGCTCTGAGCTGCTTGGAAACAAAATAATAGTGTATCAGTCAAACAGAACTGTATGCTATGAAGTATGGAATATTAaaacaattttttaaaaattttgcaGGTTCCAATATCAGTACCATCATCATCTGACCTTGAGAGTATCCTCTCGCCAGATCCAATCTTCAGTGATCTTCAGTTGAAAGAGATAAACTACAATGCTCCAGGTAACACCGCTTGGCCTCCCGACTATATCTGTATTAATTTGATTTCGGGTTTCGATTCATTTAAGATCCCTATTGGATATGTTGGCTTCATTGTGCTTTTGGTTTATACAATTATTTTCTGACTATATGACATTTGGTTGGTCCTGATCATTTCTTCTTTGtcttctcttttctttatttgtCAATTGCAGCAATGGACGAAAGCACTGAGCTCCTTCACCTGATTCTTAGTGGCAATGATGAAGTATACAATAATACAGTGGACTTCCAAGTCTGGGATGCTCTGGACTTCTATGTCACAGAAAACTTTTCTACTTTCCAGTTTGATAGCTTAATGGGTTTTTCAAACGAAGTTAGTACTTCCTACAATGACTGTATGAACTTAGTTGACATGGTAGAGCGGCCTGTGGCTCTCTTGTCTCTAGATGACTCACCGGAGCCAAATAACACTAGCACTGAGGTTCCGGTAGATCACACTACACTGGACCCTGATGACACATCCTTGTACCTTCAGACGAAACCAACAGATTCAGAAACTGAAAGTAGTTCTGCCGCTGGGGATGTGGTTGAAACTGAATATCTTGATCAAAAGCTACTTTCTAGAGATCTGCCTGATTTAATGGATGTTGACTCGCCCAGTGGCTTAACAAAAACACCAGTGAGAACAAAACATGTGACTCTTGTGCTGGATTTGGATGGTGAGCAGTCACTCCACATCATGCAAACTTACCTTTGAGTGCATTTTTTTCCTTGTGGTTCGTTTTGATATCTGTTCTCTCTCCATTTATTTGGGACCTAGCTGATTTTAGTTTCGTTAATGTATTAATAATCAAGTGTTACTATTTGTACTGTATGCTTTTGTTGATGCCATGTCATCATTAGTTTTGGGTTAGTATTTTTTGTATACTATTTGCCTGTCATGATCAGAATTGTAAAATTCAGTTCTGGTATGGATATTGTTACTGCAATACTTTCTAAGACAATCTAACCCACTTTTCATATGCAGAGACTCTTGTACATTCAACATTGGATCACTGCGACAATGCTGATTTTACTCTAGAAGTTTTCTTTAATATGAAAAATCATACAGTCTATGTGAGAAAAAGGCCTTACTTGAAGatgtttcttgagaaggttgccCAGATGTTTGAGCTTGTCATTTTCACAGCTAGTCAGAGAATCTATGCTGAGCAGCTTATAGATAGACTTGATCCTGATGGGAAATATATTTCACGACGAATTTACCGTGAATCATGTTTATTCTCTGATGGTTGCTATACAAAGGACTTGACAATTCTAGGGGTTGACTTGGCAAAAGTTGCAATAATTGATAATACTCCACAGGTATCTTCCCTTCCAAGATATGAGGTTTATGCTTTAGCTGCGCTAGTAAAAATATTTGACTGTTGGTAATTTTTTATGCTGATATCTGGTAAATCAAGCAACACTCTCTTCTGAAATAGAGATAGCAGACTGAAGTTTCTCTCTTCATCAGCTTTTTCTGCTCTTATTCCTAAAGTATTTAGACGCAGCAtacattatttattttttgttggTTAATTGAAGCATTTCTTCTCCCAGGTTTTCCAGTTGCAAGTGGATAACGGCATACCAATCAAGAGCTGGTTTGATGACCCCTCAGATCAGGAATTGGTTGAGTTACTCCCGTTCCTAGAGAGCCTCGTGGATGCAGAGGATGTTAGGCCAATGATCTCAAAGACCTTCCACGACAAACTGGAGCAGAATTAGTTTTAGAGGCATACATATCAATCATTTTATCTGGTGATCGAACCTTAGGTTCGCTTCACTTGGGGCAGGCCATTCTTGGGAAATTAGGTATAGGATAATTCGCCATTTATGTTATATTAGCTGTTACGAATAGCAAGCATAAACTGCAGTTGTCGATGAAAGTGGCTTGTATATGTATGTTTCTTCTGTTACAGATCATTGTACAGAAAACGAACAATAGTGCTGAATAAGTGATCTGAGTGCAATTTTGGTTGTGAGAGTTTAGAAAGTGAGTTTGAGTTGGTTGTATTCCTTATCCCGCTTTTAAAGCAGAGTCCAATATTGTGATTTGTTATAGTGGTATACACTTTCTGGTGCGGGATTGGAATCAATTTGCCCGTATTGAAGAATTTTCATGGGTCTTCTTTCCGTCTGAAACTAGTTTCTTGATCTGAATTTCCTGCCTTCCAAACGGGGCACAAATTCGCCCAACAACTGGACTGTTTGGACTTTGGACCGACTTGTCCACATCCCAACACATCATGCCGTATGTCACTTGCATGACAATATGCAGCATGTCATCTATAACTCTTATAGAGATGCTTCCCACTACATCTCATTAATTACTATTTTTCTAGCATGTGGTGCAGCCACATCACTTTAATACTTTTGGACCAACTGATCTGTAATCCAACGATACAGTATCTCCCAACATATCTCCCTTCTTCCGATCCTTCCTAGCACACATCCGTCCACCTGGCCGGGCCTCCCGTGGACCTCCTGCCCACAAAGGCTCGCTGGTGGGCTGGCCAACGGCATCCCATCCAAGCGACCGAGCACTTTCCAAAACCATGTGCAGGAATAGGAGTCAAGTGGCAAAGTACAACTGTAGCTGCACACGTTGCGAATCTTTTTAACAACCGAACATTCAAACGATCTTCTCTCTCAAAACATGCATCTATTTTAGATTCCGATTGAACCTAGATATTATTTAGAATTAATACAATAAAATGAGATCCaatttgaaaatatttgtgttatctgttctttttttaaaaaaaatcaagaaactGAATATATCATTTCAACATTGTGAATATATTGTTCCAACATTTTTGATATACTTTTTTCAACAATCCCAtataaaatgttgaattagtttATTTTAAATGTTAAATTAGATCTGAATAACATTGTGAATATATTGTTCCAACATTTTTTATATACTTTTTCAACAATCCCATACTTTTTCAATAAAATTGTACCCAATATATTGTTCCGCACCTATCTATTCAATAAAGTTGAGTACAATTTTTACAATAATTCAACTTTGTGTAAACAAATGAACCAAACTTAAACGCTTCCCCAACTTCATCCAATAATAGTAATTACATGTAACACAAAGCATcctgtagcaacgcacggggaATTCACCTAGTTAATGTTAAGTTTAGGTCTTCCAAACTTCCGCAGAATGAAAGAGGTTCTGAGTCGGTAGATCCGGATCTGGATTTTCACAGCAGCAGTCATTAGTCAAGCGGTTCCCGGATTTGATCTTTTAATCTCACGTGCGTACACCATCCAAAGATGTCACAGCCACAAACAAAATGCAAATTGTTACTCTTAACTGTTTTTTTATACTTCGGTCAACTCTTAATTGACTAAATTATAGCGATTCATAGCGAATTTAAGCCATAAATACTGCGCCGGGCTTTCAGCAGCAACAGCCAGTAGCCCCAGTTCCAGTCAACGGTCACCAGTCAGTCACCACGCTGTCGCACAGCCACAGCCACAAACATGGCGTGGCTCCTTTctcgcgtcgccggcgccgctctcCTCCTCGTTCTCGTCCTCGTCCTGACGGTGACCACGAGCACTAGCCCGGCGGCGGCTCAGAGTAAGAGGTTCCCGGCGAGGGCGCACCCAACGAGGTCGGGCTACCTCAACGTCACCTCCACCAACTCCCTCTACTTCGCCTTCTACGAGGCCACCGACCCGGTCACCACAccgccgaccgccgcgccgctgctcgtATGGCTGCAGGGCGGGCCCGGGTGCTCCTCGCTCATCGGCAACTTCGCCGAGCTCGGCCCCTACCTCCTCAACTCCACGGGGCTCTCGCGCAACCGGAACCGCTGGAACCGCCGCTTCGGCGTCATCTTCGTCGACAACCCGCTCGGCTCCGGCTTCAGCACGCCCGCGTCCAAGGCGGACATCCCCAGGGACGAGCCCACCATCGCGgcgcacctcctcgccgccctccaGTCGTTCATGGCGCTCGACGGGGCCTTCCGCGCGCGCCCGCTGTTCCTCGCCGGCGAGAGCTACGCCGGCAAGTACATACCCGCGGCCGCCAAGCACATCCTCGACGCGAACGGCAGGCTCCCCGTGGGCCAGCGGGTGAACCTGCAGGGCATCGCCATCGGCAACGGCATGACCCACCCCATCGCGCAGGTGACCGTGCACGCCGAACAGGCCTACTTCGCCGGGCTGATCAACGCCAAGCAGAAGGCCACCGTCGAGGCGATGCAGGACCGGACGGTGAGCCTCGTGAGGGCCGGCAACTGGACGGGCGCCAGGGAGGAGAGGAACGGGATCATAAGCTTCCTCCAGAGGGTCACGGGCGTGGCGACGCCCTTCAACTACGCGCGCGAGCGGCCGTACCCGACGCGCCCGCTTGTCAACTTCCTCAACTCCGACGAGGCCAAGGCGGCGCTCGGCGCCCGGCGCGACGTGGCGTGGGCGCGGTGCAGCGAGGCCGTGTCCGAGGCGCTGGGCAAGGACATCATGAGGAGCGCGAAGCGCGACGTCGAGGCCGTCCTGGCGCGGAACGGCGCCGCGCGGGTGCTGCTGTTCCAGGGCGTGTTCGACCTGCACAGCGCGCCGGCGTCCGTGGAGGCGTGGGTGCGGGAGCTGGCGTGGCCGGGCCTGCCCGCGTTCCTGGACGCCGACCGCGCCgtgtggcggctcgggagcggccggcTCGCCGGGTACGTGCAGAGGTCGGGCGCCCTCGCGAACGTGGTCATCGTCGGCGCGGGTCACATGGCGGCCGGCGACAACCGGCCGGCCGCGCAGGCGATGATCGAGGGCTGGGTGCTGCAGACGGGGCCGTTCGCCGGAGCTGGTGGCGCGCGGTCGTCAACGTCCTGAACAATCTGCCGTAGAGCCAGTCCGACTCGGGCTCGGCAGTTGAATGGTGGTTGGTGCTATGCTACTGTTACTGTTACATCTTTGTCAGCTTGTGATGCAGCTTCATTTTGTTGGGTTCTGCTAACATGTCGCCAATAGTACCCTGAGTACATACTTATAAAAAATAGCAGTGTATATATTCTGTTGGCTGTTGCTGTACTGGTAGTACTTGTCTAGGtgaggagttaaaacattctcaCATTTGTTTTAAAAATTAGGGTGAAAAAGATTGGAAAGTTGCTTTTTTTTTGTCCGCCTGTTGTGCTAATCTTGACTGTCCGCCTGTTGTGCTAATCTTGACCAGAGGGCACGAATTTTCCTCCCCTGTTTTAAAGTTTTGACTTTGAAATAACAAAGTCAAAGCATGTAGATTGGCCACGAAAACAAAGCACTAGTAGATGTCAATTGTGCTAATCATAGCTTTTTTCACCATAACTATCAACATACGTGGGCAAGAAGTGGACAGTCAAACTTGAACCTCGGACAAtcagggtttacaaaaccgaccggtccggccaaaTCGCCgacctccggtagcggtttaccggaccggtttgaccggaaaccggtggaattcaaatccaaattcaaaagcacatgtgtaaccggttccgaccggtataccgaccggtttaccggtccgacCAGTTACCAGTGTTTTAACCGAAAAATTCGATGGTTTAAAAGTGGTttcccggtttgaccggtttaccggtcgccatatgcggtgggccttaatgggccggcccatttttttctttttcttttttgatttaacttcgtatgcccgcaaactatactaaatggacgaatttttgagaaaatttgacaccattagattcgtcgcaccttgaagtatttttaggaaatttttttatttttttaatttaaattttaaatttggaccggtttggtaccggaccaaaccgaaaccgggccggaccggtttgaccggtaaccggtcaaaccggaccggttcccaccggtttggttaacCCTGTGGACAATGCGACAAAACCCAAAATAGCACTCTGCAAATTTTGAACCCTTACGAAATGAAAGAAGAGTAGACGTCAATTCTTCGAAATAGGAGGGAAACAAACAAGATGGCATCTGATGCAGTTGCTGAAGCAACCGTTGTGAAAGTCCATTACCTTATGTCCTTTACGTCGCTTGAAAGCAATACCGAGACTGAGCTGGGCTTTGCAGATGACGCTAGCTTTCATGGACAGCTCAACTGAAACAAACGAATGCTCTACTTTTACCTACCGATAATTAGGACAATATACCTAATATATTTGTTGTTAAAAGGTAACATATTCTTGCAGTTTGTTCAAGATCAATCTGCAAACCCTGATGGTTAAGGCAACCTGGTGATGAATAGCAATGCTACTAAACCAAGCAAATTTTCGCTATATCTATCTTTCTTAAGTCATTCTGATGTAGCACATTGATATATGAGAAACATCTCTATACAACATATAAAAACGTTAGTGTTCCTTTCTTTCCCTTCTTTTCTCCTCGCTCTAGAAAAGAAATTGGCGCCTAAATTGCCCAGATTACAAGCCGCTGGACTACCCCCCTCCACTTCTTCTGTGTGCACCCAAAGGGCACACTACTCAAGCCAGGCAGATACAAGTTGATGGCCTAAACAGAAATTTTGATACGCTTCGATGCCGCCGATGGTGTTTCCT contains:
- the LOC120707518 gene encoding CTD small phosphatase-like protein 2 isoform X6, whose amino-acid sequence is MNKMLSNDCLGTQDLHTFCKTTETSEHSHTQEIKLDKTAVGSTLISHQNGKNTEIMEIGLLQDESDAATTSLLPLPLLSCGPRSMVPISVPSSSDLESILSPDPIFSDLQLKEINYNAPAMDESTELLHLILSGNDEVYNNTVDFQVWDALDFYVTENFSTFQFDSLMGFSNEVSTSYNDCMNLVDMVERPVALLSLDDSPEPNNTSTEVPVDHTTLDPDDTSLYLQTKPTDSETESSSAAGDVVETEYLDQKLLSRDLPDLMDVDSPSGLTKTPVRTKHVTLVLDLDETLVHSTLDHCDNADFTLEVFFNMKNHTVYVRKRPYLKMFLEKVAQMFELVIFTASQRIYAEQLIDRLDPDGKYISRRIYRESCLFSDGCYTKDLTILGVDLAKVAIIDNTPQVFQLQVDNGIPIKSWFDDPSDQELVELLPFLESLVDAEDVRPMISKTFHDKLEQN
- the LOC120707518 gene encoding CTD small phosphatase-like protein 2 isoform X8; this translates as MDESDAATTSLLPLPLLSCGPRSMVPISVPSSSDLESILSPDPIFSDLQLKEINYNAPAMDESTELLHLILSGNDEVYNNTVDFQVWDALDFYVTENFSTFQFDSLMGFSNEVSTSYNDCMNLVDMVERPVALLSLDDSPEPNNTSTEVPVDHTTLDPDDTSLYLQTKPTDSETESSSAAGDVVETEYLDQKLLSRDLPDLMDVDSPSGLTKTPVRTKHVTLVLDLDETLVHSTLDHCDNADFTLEVFFNMKNHTVYVRKRPYLKMFLEKVAQMFELVIFTASQRIYAEQLIDRLDPDGKYISRRIYRESCLFSDGCYTKDLTILGVDLAKVAIIDNTPQVFQLQVDNGIPIKSWFDDPSDQELVELLPFLESLVDAEDVRPMISKTFHDKLEQN
- the LOC120707518 gene encoding uncharacterized protein LOC120707518 isoform X1, with the protein product MWCGISERSSCPLPVRFACLSSPLARLRALLPLLPPPPTPPCLSSDSPCALREERGDVPRKAPQRREVRGASSLPCLGTQDLHTFCKTTETSEHSHTQEIKLDKTAVGSTLISHQNVCCTAELSGKNTEIMEIGLLQDESDAATTSLLPLPLLSCGPRSMVPISVPSSSDLESILSPDPIFSDLQLKEINYNAPAMDESTELLHLILSGNDEVYNNTVDFQVWDALDFYVTENFSTFQFDSLMGFSNEVSTSYNDCMNLVDMVERPVALLSLDDSPEPNNTSTEVPVDHTTLDPDDTSLYLQTKPTDSETESSSAAGDVVETEYLDQKLLSRDLPDLMDVDSPSGLTKTPVRTKHVTLVLDLDETLVHSTLDHCDNADFTLEVFFNMKNHTVYVRKRPYLKMFLEKVAQMFELVIFTASQRIYAEQLIDRLDPDGKYISRRIYRESCLFSDGCYTKDLTILGVDLAKVAIIDNTPQVFQLQVDNGIPIKSWFDDPSDQELVELLPFLESLVDAEDVRPMISKTFHDKLEQN
- the LOC120707518 gene encoding CTD small phosphatase-like protein 2 isoform X5, with amino-acid sequence MNKMLSNDCLGTQDLHTFCKTTETSEHSHTQEIKLDKTAVGSTLISHQNVCCTAELSGKNTEIMEIGLLQDESDAATTSLLPLPLLSCGPRSMVPISVPSSSDLESILSPDPIFSDLQLKEINYNAPAMDESTELLHLILSGNDEVYNNTVDFQVWDALDFYVTENFSTFQFDSLMGFSNEVSTSYNDCMNLVDMVERPVALLSLDDSPEPNNTSTEVPVDHTTLDPDDTSLYLQTKPTDSETESSSAAGDVVETEYLDQKLLSRDLPDLMDVDSPSGLTKTPVRTKHVTLVLDLDETLVHSTLDHCDNADFTLEVFFNMKNHTVYVRKRPYLKMFLEKVAQMFELVIFTASQRIYAEQLIDRLDPDGKYISRRIYRESCLFSDGCYTKDLTILGVDLAKVAIIDNTPQVFQLQVDNGIPIKSWFDDPSDQELVELLPFLESLVDAEDVRPMISKTFHDKLEQN
- the LOC120707518 gene encoding CTD small phosphatase-like protein 2 isoform X7 — its product is MEIGLLQDESDAATTSLLPLPLLSCGPRSMVPISVPSSSDLESILSPDPIFSDLQLKEINYNAPAMDESTELLHLILSGNDEVYNNTVDFQVWDALDFYVTENFSTFQFDSLMGFSNEVSTSYNDCMNLVDMVERPVALLSLDDSPEPNNTSTEVPVDHTTLDPDDTSLYLQTKPTDSETESSSAAGDVVETEYLDQKLLSRDLPDLMDVDSPSGLTKTPVRTKHVTLVLDLDETLVHSTLDHCDNADFTLEVFFNMKNHTVYVRKRPYLKMFLEKVAQMFELVIFTASQRIYAEQLIDRLDPDGKYISRRIYRESCLFSDGCYTKDLTILGVDLAKVAIIDNTPQVFQLQVDNGIPIKSWFDDPSDQELVELLPFLESLVDAEDVRPMISKTFHDKLEQN
- the LOC120707518 gene encoding CTD small phosphatase-like protein 2 isoform X3, which gives rise to MWCGISERSSCPLPVRFACLSSPLARLRALLPLLPPPPTPPCLSSDSPCALREERGDVPRKAPQRREVRGASSLPCLVCCTAELSGKNTEIMEIGLLQDESDAATTSLLPLPLLSCGPRSMVPISVPSSSDLESILSPDPIFSDLQLKEINYNAPAMDESTELLHLILSGNDEVYNNTVDFQVWDALDFYVTENFSTFQFDSLMGFSNEVSTSYNDCMNLVDMVERPVALLSLDDSPEPNNTSTEVPVDHTTLDPDDTSLYLQTKPTDSETESSSAAGDVVETEYLDQKLLSRDLPDLMDVDSPSGLTKTPVRTKHVTLVLDLDETLVHSTLDHCDNADFTLEVFFNMKNHTVYVRKRPYLKMFLEKVAQMFELVIFTASQRIYAEQLIDRLDPDGKYISRRIYRESCLFSDGCYTKDLTILGVDLAKVAIIDNTPQVFQLQVDNGIPIKSWFDDPSDQELVELLPFLESLVDAEDVRPMISKTFHDKLEQN
- the LOC120707518 gene encoding CTD small phosphatase-like protein 2 isoform X4, yielding MWCGISERSSCPLPVRFACLSSPLARLRALLPLLPPPPTPPCLSSDSPCALREERGDVPRKAPQRREVRGASSLPCLGKNTEIMEIGLLQDESDAATTSLLPLPLLSCGPRSMVPISVPSSSDLESILSPDPIFSDLQLKEINYNAPAMDESTELLHLILSGNDEVYNNTVDFQVWDALDFYVTENFSTFQFDSLMGFSNEVSTSYNDCMNLVDMVERPVALLSLDDSPEPNNTSTEVPVDHTTLDPDDTSLYLQTKPTDSETESSSAAGDVVETEYLDQKLLSRDLPDLMDVDSPSGLTKTPVRTKHVTLVLDLDETLVHSTLDHCDNADFTLEVFFNMKNHTVYVRKRPYLKMFLEKVAQMFELVIFTASQRIYAEQLIDRLDPDGKYISRRIYRESCLFSDGCYTKDLTILGVDLAKVAIIDNTPQVFQLQVDNGIPIKSWFDDPSDQELVELLPFLESLVDAEDVRPMISKTFHDKLEQN
- the LOC120707518 gene encoding CTD small phosphatase-like protein 3 isoform X9, which produces MVPISVPSSSDLESILSPDPIFSDLQLKEINYNAPAMDESTELLHLILSGNDEVYNNTVDFQVWDALDFYVTENFSTFQFDSLMGFSNEVSTSYNDCMNLVDMVERPVALLSLDDSPEPNNTSTEVPVDHTTLDPDDTSLYLQTKPTDSETESSSAAGDVVETEYLDQKLLSRDLPDLMDVDSPSGLTKTPVRTKHVTLVLDLDETLVHSTLDHCDNADFTLEVFFNMKNHTVYVRKRPYLKMFLEKVAQMFELVIFTASQRIYAEQLIDRLDPDGKYISRRIYRESCLFSDGCYTKDLTILGVDLAKVAIIDNTPQVFQLQVDNGIPIKSWFDDPSDQELVELLPFLESLVDAEDVRPMISKTFHDKLEQN
- the LOC120707518 gene encoding uncharacterized protein LOC120707518 isoform X2, yielding MWCGISERSSCPLPVRFACLSSPLARLRALLPLLPPPPTPPCLSSDSPCALREERGDVPRKAPQRREVRGASSLPCLGTQDLHTFCKTTETSEHSHTQEIKLDKTAVGSTLISHQNGKNTEIMEIGLLQDESDAATTSLLPLPLLSCGPRSMVPISVPSSSDLESILSPDPIFSDLQLKEINYNAPAMDESTELLHLILSGNDEVYNNTVDFQVWDALDFYVTENFSTFQFDSLMGFSNEVSTSYNDCMNLVDMVERPVALLSLDDSPEPNNTSTEVPVDHTTLDPDDTSLYLQTKPTDSETESSSAAGDVVETEYLDQKLLSRDLPDLMDVDSPSGLTKTPVRTKHVTLVLDLDETLVHSTLDHCDNADFTLEVFFNMKNHTVYVRKRPYLKMFLEKVAQMFELVIFTASQRIYAEQLIDRLDPDGKYISRRIYRESCLFSDGCYTKDLTILGVDLAKVAIIDNTPQVFQLQVDNGIPIKSWFDDPSDQELVELLPFLESLVDAEDVRPMISKTFHDKLEQN
- the LOC120707521 gene encoding serine carboxypeptidase-like 50, encoding MAWLLSRVAGAALLLVLVLVLTVTTSTSPAAAQSKRFPARAHPTRSGYLNVTSTNSLYFAFYEATDPVTTPPTAAPLLVWLQGGPGCSSLIGNFAELGPYLLNSTGLSRNRNRWNRRFGVIFVDNPLGSGFSTPASKADIPRDEPTIAAHLLAALQSFMALDGAFRARPLFLAGESYAGKYIPAAAKHILDANGRLPVGQRVNLQGIAIGNGMTHPIAQVTVHAEQAYFAGLINAKQKATVEAMQDRTVSLVRAGNWTGAREERNGIISFLQRVTGVATPFNYARERPYPTRPLVNFLNSDEAKAALGARRDVAWARCSEAVSEALGKDIMRSAKRDVEAVLARNGAARVLLFQGVFDLHSAPASVEAWVRELAWPGLPAFLDADRAVWRLGSGRLAGYVQRSGALANVVIVGAGHMAAGDNRPAAQAMIEGWVLQTGPFAGAGGARSSTS